The DNA region TGCGGGAATCCCTCGGTCAGCAGGGTTCGGCTATCCCGGAGGGCCACCCGTTATACCGCTTCCACACTGAGCATGGAGTGATCTCCTGTTGGATAGAGGAGCTTCTCGGGGCGATTCGCGGCGCTGAGGGAGCGGAAACTTTCGGCGCGGCCGGGGCAGGCCTCGAAACGGTTAAGAAACTGGCCGCGAAACTGCGCGATTCCGAAAACCACAGCGTGCGGCAGGAAAACGCGTTATTCCCGCTGCTGGAACAGCGCGGCATCACCGAACCCCCGAGAGTGATGTGGGGCGAGCATAAGGAGATGAAGGAGATGAAGACCTCGATAGAAACCGCGCTGAACACGATTACCGCGGAAAATTATCAGATCGTGCTTTCAAAGATGGAAGAAACCGCGCTTCTTCTCGCGGAGTATTTCGCGGCGCATACGAGGAAGGAGGAAACAATCCTCTACCCGATCGCGATGAAATCGTTCACCGGTACGGATTGGAACGACTTTAAAAGCGCGTGCGACGAACTCGGATATTTTTCATTAGAATAAAACCGACAGGAGGAACTATGAATATCAAAGAATTGCCTTATGAGACTATCGAGGCTATACTGGACGCGCTATCGATAGATATTTCGTTCGTGGACGCGGAGGATACGGTGAAGTATTTCAACACGCCCAAGAAGGGACGGGTATTCCCGCGCTCGAAGCTCGACCTTCAGCGGAAGGTGCAGAACTGTCATCCGCCTCAGAGTCTGGATAAGGTGAATACCATTCTCGACGGGTTCCGTAACGGGACGCGCGAGGATGCCCCGTTCTGGCTGCAGCTTCACGGGAAGTTCCTGAAAATCGATTATTTCCCGGTAAGGGACGCGGACGGGAAATATCTCGGTACGCTGGAAATGCTTCAGGATGCGACGGAGTTGAGGGCGTTGGAGGGAGAAAAGAAACTGCTGGACTAAAATAAAACGGGGATAGACATTGTCTATCCCCAGTTTTTAGGTTACTTTTTCAGAACCGTATTAATTACGTAGTCAAGGTACTTTTTCCTATCCGCGGGCTTGGAGAAATCCAGACCAGCCAGATATTTCAGGTAAGACCCCAACATGATGGGCTGAAGGATAGACGACATCAGCACGATACCCTTGAGGGAAACCTGCTCGTCATCCTTTATCCCGGTGATCTCGGCCGCGATGCTTTTAAACTTACCGAAACGGTTCTTTTCA from Brevinematales bacterium includes:
- a CDS encoding DUF438 domain-containing protein produces the protein MNIKELPYETIEAILDALSIDISFVDAEDTVKYFNTPKKGRVFPRSKLDLQRKVQNCHPPQSLDKVNTILDGFRNGTREDAPFWLQLHGKFLKIDYFPVRDADGKYLGTLEMLQDATELRALEGEKKLLD
- a CDS encoding DUF438 domain-containing protein, yielding MAETLVKDEHERKIAQLKELFRSLKDESDHKKALYLRKEFKEFLAQCDARDISDAEKELAKEGFTLKDFRSGCDVHLELMRESLGQQGSAIPEGHPLYRFHTEHGVISCWIEELLGAIRGAEGAETFGAAGAGLETVKKLAAKLRDSENHSVRQENALFPLLEQRGITEPPRVMWGEHKEMKEMKTSIETALNTITAENYQIVLSKMEETALLLAEYFAAHTRKEETILYPIAMKSFTGTDWNDFKSACDELGYFSLE